From the Streptomyces sp. KMM 9044 genome, one window contains:
- a CDS encoding DUF5691 domain-containing protein, whose protein sequence is MSRTSTAATPPGGSGPQASSLPDGWEDLVTTALLGTDRRTPAGSASGADAPAALLDAAAVATVRRRAGLRPVRAAERPRPAPEDLRPELPPAAARRLTMLLTDRSGASGSGRRGAAPALIELLPQWLAAANAHGFAAPPPALPALLDAARGRTDLRSAALRFAGPRGLWLARLNPDWRFALRSAPGGGTSLPGPGDTGRVLRLWQEGLFAERVALLSSLRSREPATARELLATTWATERAEDRLMFLDSLRTRLGPDDEPFLEQSLADRSRNVRATAAELLSALPGSALAQRMAVRAGACVAVDHTRDAPLLTVEAPHECDAGMERDGVVAKAPAGRGERSWWLGQLMEAAPLGTWPRRLGGRTPPQIVALPVGDDWRSELHAAWCRAAVRQRDAEWAQALLGEPSAAEAGGPGAVSLAERAKLLGTLGAAERAGWVARFIGTHGLPDAFQLLGVCAVPWAPPLGRAVVEALNIARDAGSYPWSFSGVMGLSERCLDPLEASHLDALLAVPDEPEDASPGAGGYWSEAFQRLVTTLRLRAAMLTELDPAARPPAPARA, encoded by the coding sequence ATGAGCAGGACCTCCACCGCCGCGACCCCGCCCGGCGGATCGGGCCCGCAGGCCTCGTCTCTCCCTGACGGCTGGGAGGACCTCGTCACCACCGCCCTGCTGGGCACCGACCGGCGCACTCCGGCGGGCTCCGCGTCCGGTGCGGACGCCCCGGCGGCCCTGCTGGACGCGGCGGCCGTGGCGACCGTACGGCGTCGGGCCGGGCTGCGCCCTGTCAGGGCGGCCGAGCGTCCCCGGCCTGCGCCCGAGGACCTGCGTCCCGAGCTGCCGCCCGCCGCCGCCCGCCGGCTGACGATGCTGCTCACCGACCGCTCCGGTGCGTCCGGCAGTGGCCGCCGGGGCGCTGCACCGGCTCTGATAGAGCTGTTGCCCCAGTGGCTCGCGGCTGCGAACGCCCATGGTTTCGCGGCTCCCCCACCGGCTCTGCCCGCGCTGCTCGACGCCGCGCGGGGGCGTACGGATCTGCGGTCGGCGGCCCTGCGGTTCGCGGGCCCGCGAGGCCTGTGGCTGGCCCGCCTCAACCCGGACTGGCGGTTCGCCCTGCGCTCGGCGCCGGGTGGGGGAACATCGCTGCCGGGGCCCGGGGACACGGGGAGAGTCCTGCGGCTCTGGCAGGAGGGCCTCTTCGCGGAGCGGGTCGCTCTGCTCTCCTCCCTGCGTTCCCGCGAGCCCGCCACCGCGCGCGAACTGCTCGCGACGACCTGGGCGACGGAGCGGGCCGAGGACCGGCTGATGTTCCTCGACTCGCTGCGCACCCGCCTCGGCCCGGACGACGAGCCGTTCCTGGAGCAGTCGCTCGCCGACCGCAGCCGCAATGTACGGGCGACGGCCGCCGAGCTGCTGTCGGCGCTGCCCGGCTCGGCCCTCGCGCAGCGCATGGCGGTCCGGGCCGGGGCGTGCGTGGCCGTCGACCACACCCGGGACGCGCCCCTGCTCACCGTCGAGGCGCCGCACGAGTGTGACGCGGGCATGGAGCGGGACGGCGTGGTGGCCAAGGCTCCCGCGGGCCGGGGCGAACGGTCCTGGTGGCTGGGGCAGTTGATGGAGGCGGCACCGCTGGGCACATGGCCGCGCCGACTCGGCGGGCGTACGCCGCCGCAGATCGTGGCCCTCCCGGTCGGGGACGACTGGCGGAGCGAGCTGCACGCGGCCTGGTGCCGTGCGGCGGTGCGCCAGCGGGATGCCGAGTGGGCTCAGGCCCTGCTCGGTGAGCCCTCCGCCGCGGAGGCGGGCGGCCCGGGGGCGGTGTCCCTGGCCGAGCGCGCCAAGCTGCTCGGCACGCTCGGTGCCGCCGAACGGGCCGGGTGGGTGGCGAGGTTCATCGGGACACACGGGTTGCCGGACGCGTTCCAACTGCTCGGTGTGTGCGCGGTGCCGTGGGCGCCGCCGCTCGGTCGGGCCGTGGTGGAGGCACTCAACATCGCCCGCGACGCGGGGAGTTACCCATGGAGTTTCAGCGGCGTCATGGGTCTGTCCGAGCGCTGCCTCGATCCCCTGGAGGCAAGCCACCTCGATGCGCTCCTGGCCGTACCGGACGAGCCGGAGGACGCCTCACCGGGTGCCGGTGGCTACTGGTCGGAGGCGTTCCAACGGCTGGTCACGACGCTGCGCCTGCGCGCCGCGATGCTGACGGAACTGGACCCGGCCGCCCGGCCCCCGGCACCCGCCCGGGCCTGA
- a CDS encoding cobalamin B12-binding domain-containing protein, producing MGVAAGPIRVVVAKPGLDGHDRGAKVIARALRDAGMEVIYTGLHQTPEQVVDTAIQEDADAIGLSILSGAHNTLFAAVIDLLKERDAADILVFGGGIIPEADIAPLKEKGVAAIFTPGATTASIVDWVRATVRQPAQA from the coding sequence ATGGGTGTGGCAGCCGGTCCGATCCGCGTGGTGGTGGCCAAGCCGGGGCTCGACGGCCATGATCGCGGGGCCAAGGTGATCGCACGGGCCCTGCGTGACGCCGGTATGGAGGTCATCTATACCGGGCTTCACCAGACCCCCGAGCAGGTCGTCGACACCGCGATCCAGGAGGACGCCGACGCGATCGGCCTGTCCATCCTCTCCGGTGCGCACAACACGCTCTTCGCGGCGGTGATCGACTTGCTCAAGGAGCGGGACGCGGCGGACATCCTGGTCTTCGGCGGCGGGATCATCCCCGAGGCGGACATCGCGCCCCTGAAGGAGAAGGGTGTCGCGGCGATCTTCACCCCGGGGGCGACGACCGCGTCGATCGTGGACTGGGTCCGTGCGACCGTACGGCAGCCCGCGCAGGCGTAA
- a CDS encoding peptidoglycan DD-metalloendopeptidase family protein, whose amino-acid sequence MNDRHPSGTMAPAPASDTSSAHYASYGTPEAQYGDFTMYDGHDATGFDPTGPGAGGHATTAFAADPLFGDLPGNGHDQAAYATGNVTGTWSAVGHDTAHYDAYAAQQQAGYDTGGYDATAWTTGQQQRPEAPQQSTASDASGQWDSGAWLQADQSTADPTQQWYWGTQTFNTGAHDATQWNSDGSTATPAPEAYADPYEHQAVPFDQQATATFEQHPDPQTSDSSAFGSQAPAQESYEEEPYGRDSHERGVSEKGHDDPYGPTQDASGDIGELPAVAPLLDGQEELTPVTLPSPRSASRTGSRSRRRTPAKRSALLTVAVPSACVMGVAGIAAASVGDLAEESGGQETRTTAADAQPVQPAVANNQLDAQLESLSAGADDFADRASRTQERIDLKAQQAADRKAAAEEAARQERLRPKFALPVAQHGLSAYYGQSGINWMSLHTGIDFPVSYGATVMAATDGTVRTQYNSAYGNMMIVTAMDGTETWYCHLSSYQVASGTTVKAGDPIAFSGNSGNSTGPHLHFEVRPAGGSAIDPLAWFRSHGLEPS is encoded by the coding sequence GTGAACGACCGTCACCCGTCGGGGACCATGGCCCCGGCCCCGGCTTCCGACACCTCGTCGGCGCACTACGCGTCGTACGGCACTCCGGAAGCCCAGTACGGCGACTTCACCATGTACGACGGCCATGACGCCACCGGTTTCGACCCCACGGGCCCGGGAGCCGGGGGCCACGCCACCACGGCCTTCGCCGCCGACCCCCTCTTCGGTGACCTTCCGGGCAACGGTCACGACCAAGCGGCGTACGCCACCGGAAACGTCACCGGGACCTGGTCCGCCGTCGGCCACGACACCGCGCACTACGACGCGTACGCAGCCCAGCAGCAGGCCGGCTACGACACCGGCGGCTACGACGCGACCGCATGGACCACCGGACAGCAGCAGAGACCGGAGGCGCCGCAGCAGTCCACGGCCTCCGACGCGAGCGGCCAGTGGGACTCCGGCGCATGGCTCCAGGCCGACCAGAGCACCGCCGATCCGACCCAGCAGTGGTACTGGGGCACCCAGACCTTCAACACCGGCGCCCACGACGCCACACAGTGGAACTCCGACGGCAGCACGGCCACACCGGCCCCCGAGGCCTATGCGGACCCCTACGAACACCAGGCCGTGCCCTTCGACCAGCAGGCCACGGCCACGTTCGAGCAGCACCCCGATCCGCAGACCTCCGACTCCTCCGCCTTCGGTTCCCAGGCCCCCGCCCAGGAGTCGTACGAGGAGGAGCCCTACGGGCGGGACTCTCACGAGCGGGGCGTGTCCGAGAAGGGACACGACGATCCGTACGGGCCCACGCAGGACGCCTCGGGTGACATCGGTGAGCTACCTGCGGTGGCCCCGCTGCTCGACGGCCAGGAGGAGCTGACCCCGGTCACCCTGCCCTCACCGCGCTCGGCGTCGCGCACCGGGTCGCGTTCCCGCCGCCGTACCCCCGCCAAGCGTTCCGCGCTGCTGACGGTGGCCGTGCCCTCGGCGTGCGTGATGGGTGTCGCCGGTATCGCGGCGGCCTCGGTCGGCGATCTGGCGGAAGAAAGCGGTGGCCAGGAGACCAGGACGACCGCCGCGGACGCACAGCCGGTACAGCCCGCCGTGGCCAACAACCAGCTCGACGCCCAGCTCGAGAGTCTTTCCGCCGGGGCGGACGACTTCGCCGACCGGGCGAGCCGTACCCAGGAACGCATCGATCTGAAGGCACAGCAGGCGGCCGACCGCAAGGCGGCGGCTGAGGAGGCGGCACGCCAGGAACGGCTGCGTCCGAAGTTCGCGCTCCCCGTCGCCCAGCACGGCCTCAGCGCCTACTACGGCCAGTCCGGCATCAACTGGATGTCCCTGCACACCGGTATCGACTTCCCCGTCTCGTACGGCGCGACGGTGATGGCCGCGACCGACGGCACGGTCCGCACCCAGTACAACAGCGCCTACGGCAACATGATGATCGTGACAGCGATGGACGGCACGGAGACGTGGTACTGCCACCTCTCCAGCTACCAGGTCGCCTCCGGCACCACGGTGAAGGCCGGCGATCCGATCGCGTTCTCCGGCAACTCGGGCAACTCGACCGGCCCACACCTCCACTTCGAGGTCCGCCCGGCCGGCGGCTCGGCGATCGACCCGCTCGCGTGGTTCCGCAGCCACGGCCTCGAACCGTCGTAG
- the pcrA gene encoding DNA helicase PcrA produces the protein MSSLFDDSFLADLQARRGPVDEPPPPPEDDHVPEQVPDDLFGGKFDVPPDRDTHYRDGAPRPVLDPAALLEGLNDNQRAAVAHSGSPLLIVAGAGSGKTRVLTHRIAHLLAARSVHPGQILAITFTNKAAGEMKERVEQLVGPRANAMWVMTFHSACVRILRRESKKLGFTSSFSIYDAADSKRLMALVCRDLDLDPKRFPPKSFTAKISNLKNELIDEEDFAARAGDGFEKTLAQAYTLYQSRLREANALDFDDLIMTTVNLLRAFPDVAEYYRRRFRHVLVDEYQDTNHAQYALVRELVGTSESSADVPSGAGELPPAELCVVGDADQSIYAFRGATIRNILQFEEDYPNATTILLEQNYRSTQTILSAANAVIERNESRRPKNLWTNAGSGAQITGYVADTEHDEAQFVSDEIDRLTDAGEAKAGDVAVFYRTNAQSRVFEEIFIRVGLPYKVVGGVRFYERKEVRDVLAYLRVLANPEDSVPLRRILNVPKRGIGDRAEAMVDALSQREKISFPQALKRIDEAYGMAARSTNAVKRFNTLVEDLRTVVESGAGPATVLEAVLERTGYLAELQASTDPQDETRIENLQELAAVALEFEQERGEGEQGTLAEFLERVALVADSDQIPDEDEGGSGVITLMTLHTAKGLEFPVVFLTGMEDGVFPHMRALGETKELEEERRLAYVGITRARERLYLTRSALRSAWGQPSYNPPSRFLEEIPATHLEWRRTGATAPMSSGPASGVAASLSSSRSRSSASGASGFATRRAAEKPTVSLTVGDRVTHDQFGLGTVVAVKGTGGNAEATIDFGDTKPKRLLLRYAPVEKL, from the coding sequence ATGAGCAGCCTCTTTGACGACAGCTTCCTGGCGGACCTCCAGGCCCGGCGCGGCCCCGTGGACGAACCCCCGCCGCCACCCGAGGACGATCATGTGCCGGAGCAGGTTCCGGACGATCTGTTCGGCGGGAAGTTCGACGTGCCGCCGGACCGGGACACCCACTACCGCGACGGCGCCCCGCGCCCGGTGCTGGACCCCGCAGCCCTTCTGGAAGGGCTGAACGACAACCAGCGCGCCGCCGTCGCGCACTCCGGCTCCCCGCTGCTCATCGTGGCCGGCGCCGGCTCCGGCAAGACCCGTGTGCTCACCCACCGCATCGCGCACCTGCTGGCCGCGCGGAGCGTCCACCCGGGCCAGATCCTCGCGATCACCTTCACCAACAAGGCCGCCGGTGAGATGAAGGAGCGCGTCGAGCAGCTCGTCGGCCCGCGCGCGAACGCGATGTGGGTCATGACGTTCCACAGCGCCTGTGTGCGCATCCTGCGCCGCGAGAGCAAGAAGCTCGGCTTCACGTCGTCGTTCTCCATCTACGACGCCGCGGATTCCAAGCGCCTGATGGCCCTGGTCTGCCGTGACCTGGACCTCGACCCGAAGCGCTTCCCACCCAAGTCCTTCACTGCCAAGATCAGTAACCTGAAGAACGAACTGATCGACGAGGAGGACTTCGCCGCACGGGCGGGCGACGGCTTCGAGAAGACCCTCGCCCAGGCCTACACGCTCTACCAGTCGCGGCTGCGCGAGGCCAACGCCCTCGACTTCGACGACCTGATCATGACCACGGTCAACCTGCTCCGCGCCTTCCCGGACGTCGCCGAGTACTACCGCCGCCGGTTCCGGCACGTCCTCGTGGACGAGTACCAGGACACCAACCACGCCCAGTACGCCCTCGTGCGCGAGCTGGTCGGCACCTCCGAGTCCTCCGCCGACGTACCGTCGGGCGCGGGCGAGCTGCCGCCCGCCGAACTGTGCGTGGTGGGCGACGCAGACCAGTCGATCTACGCCTTCCGCGGCGCGACGATCCGCAACATCCTCCAGTTCGAGGAGGACTACCCGAACGCGACGACGATCCTGCTGGAGCAGAACTACCGCTCCACGCAGACGATCCTGAGCGCCGCCAACGCCGTCATCGAGCGCAACGAGTCCCGCCGCCCCAAGAACCTGTGGACCAACGCGGGCAGCGGCGCGCAGATCACCGGGTACGTCGCCGACACCGAGCACGACGAGGCCCAGTTCGTCTCCGACGAGATAGACCGCCTCACGGACGCGGGCGAGGCCAAGGCCGGTGACGTCGCCGTCTTCTACCGCACCAACGCACAGTCCCGTGTCTTCGAAGAGATCTTCATCCGGGTCGGTCTGCCCTACAAGGTCGTCGGCGGTGTCCGCTTCTACGAGCGCAAGGAGGTCCGGGACGTCCTGGCCTACCTGCGGGTGCTCGCCAACCCCGAGGACTCGGTGCCGCTGCGCCGCATCCTCAACGTCCCCAAGCGGGGCATCGGCGACCGCGCGGAGGCCATGGTCGACGCCCTCTCCCAGCGGGAGAAGATCAGTTTTCCCCAGGCGCTGAAGCGCATCGACGAGGCGTACGGCATGGCCGCGCGCTCCACGAACGCGGTAAAGCGGTTCAACACGCTGGTGGAGGACCTCCGGACCGTCGTCGAGTCCGGAGCGGGCCCGGCGACCGTCCTGGAGGCGGTCCTCGAACGAACGGGTTACCTCGCCGAGCTGCAGGCCTCCACCGACCCGCAGGACGAGACCCGGATCGAGAACCTCCAGGAACTCGCCGCCGTCGCTCTGGAGTTCGAGCAGGAGCGTGGCGAAGGAGAGCAAGGCACGCTGGCCGAATTCCTGGAGCGGGTCGCGCTGGTCGCCGACTCCGACCAGATCCCCGACGAGGACGAGGGCGGCTCCGGAGTCATCACCCTGATGACCCTGCACACCGCCAAGGGCCTGGAGTTCCCGGTCGTCTTCCTGACCGGCATGGAGGACGGCGTCTTCCCGCACATGCGTGCCCTCGGGGAGACCAAGGAGCTGGAGGAGGAGCGGCGCCTGGCGTACGTCGGCATCACGCGTGCGCGTGAGCGGCTGTATCTCACGCGTTCCGCGCTGCGCAGCGCCTGGGGGCAGCCGTCGTACAACCCGCCTTCGCGTTTCCTGGAGGAGATCCCGGCCACTCATCTGGAGTGGAGGCGGACGGGCGCGACCGCGCCCATGTCCTCTGGGCCGGCGTCGGGAGTGGCGGCCTCGCTGTCGTCGTCCCGGTCCCGCTCGTCGGCGTCGGGCGCGTCCGGCTTCGCCACACGACGGGCCGCCGAGAAGCCGACGGTGTCGCTGACGGTCGGGGACCGGGTCACGCACGACCAGTTCGGGCTCGGCACCGTCGTCGCGGTGAAGGGCACGGGCGGCAACGCCGAGGCGACGATCGACTTCGGGGACACCAAGCCGAAGCGGCTGCTGCTGCGGTACGCGCCGGTCGAGAAGCTGTGA
- a CDS encoding C40 family peptidase: MASHRKSRTPGTRVAGIRTPALATAALTSVALLSQTADAAPSDDDRPSLEEVEKKVGDLYRQAESATEKYNGAKERAAKQRKRVDTLLDDVAKSTQTLNEAREELGSFASAQYRTGAGVPDTATFLLADSPQDFFDQNQLLDRMTGRQKEAVDDYVTQQSETMEKRKEATESLETLTESQEALKTAKATVQKKLSTARGLMSKLTAEEKARLAAIEEKKQEEAARKAAELAQQQKAEEEARQQEAASGASGASGSSGSTMTTPSASTDSSYAAKAEKALTFARAQIGKPYVWGATGPGSYDCSGLTQGAWKAAGVSLPRTTYDQVEAGATVPVSQAQPGDLVFFYDDITHVGIYIGNGMMIHAPKPGTYVREESVFYDGESSIHSVVRPA; encoded by the coding sequence TTGGCGTCGCACCGCAAGTCGCGCACCCCGGGTACGCGCGTGGCCGGCATACGGACCCCCGCTCTCGCCACGGCGGCCCTCACCTCCGTCGCCCTCCTCTCCCAGACGGCCGACGCCGCTCCCTCGGACGACGACCGGCCGAGTCTGGAGGAGGTCGAGAAGAAGGTCGGCGACCTCTACCGCCAGGCGGAGTCGGCGACCGAGAAGTACAACGGGGCCAAGGAGAGGGCCGCGAAGCAGCGCAAGCGCGTCGACACGCTTCTCGACGACGTGGCCAAGAGCACCCAGACGCTCAACGAGGCGCGGGAGGAACTGGGTTCCTTCGCCTCGGCCCAGTACCGGACCGGTGCCGGTGTCCCCGACACGGCGACCTTCCTCCTCGCGGACTCACCGCAGGACTTCTTCGACCAGAACCAGTTGCTGGACCGGATGACCGGCCGCCAGAAGGAAGCGGTCGACGACTACGTCACCCAGCAGTCCGAGACGATGGAGAAGCGCAAGGAGGCCACCGAGAGCCTCGAGACGCTCACCGAGTCGCAGGAGGCCCTGAAGACCGCCAAGGCGACCGTCCAGAAGAAGCTCAGCACCGCGCGTGGGCTGATGTCGAAGCTGACCGCCGAGGAGAAGGCGCGGCTCGCGGCGATCGAGGAGAAGAAGCAGGAAGAGGCCGCCCGCAAGGCCGCCGAACTCGCCCAGCAGCAGAAGGCCGAGGAGGAGGCACGGCAGCAGGAGGCGGCGAGCGGCGCCTCGGGCGCGTCGGGCTCCTCCGGCTCCACGATGACCACGCCGTCGGCCTCGACGGACTCCTCGTACGCGGCCAAGGCGGAGAAGGCGCTCACCTTCGCCCGCGCACAGATCGGCAAGCCCTACGTCTGGGGCGCCACCGGTCCCGGCTCCTACGACTGCTCGGGCCTGACCCAGGGCGCGTGGAAGGCCGCGGGCGTCTCCCTGCCCCGCACCACCTACGACCAGGTCGAGGCCGGGGCCACGGTCCCGGTGTCCCAGGCCCAGCCCGGTGACCTCGTCTTCTTCTACGACGACATCACCCATGTGGGCATCTACATCGGCAACGGCATGATGATCCACGCCCCGAAGCCCGGCACCTACGTCCGCGAGGAGTCGGTCTTCTACGACGGCGAGTCGTCGATCCACAGCGTGGTCCGCCCGGCCTGA
- a CDS encoding LuxR C-terminal-related transcriptional regulator produces MSEPNGPTGTNGTNGTAGPVDGAGRRVRVVLVDDHRMFRTGVQAEIGQTEQTGVEVVGEAADVDQAVTVVTTTRPEVVLLDVHLPGGGGVEVLRRCAPLMGDTEQPVRFLALSVSDAAEDVIGVIRGGARGYVTKTITGTDLVDSIFRVQEGDAVFSPRLAGFVLDAFASTDAPPADEDLDRLTQREREVLRLIARGYAYKEIAKQLFISVKTVESHVSAVLRKLQLSNRHELTRWATARRLV; encoded by the coding sequence ATGAGCGAGCCGAACGGGCCGACCGGGACGAACGGAACGAACGGAACGGCGGGACCGGTCGACGGTGCCGGACGTCGTGTGCGCGTCGTCCTCGTCGACGACCACCGCATGTTCCGCACGGGCGTCCAGGCCGAGATCGGACAGACCGAACAGACCGGTGTCGAAGTGGTCGGCGAGGCCGCGGACGTCGACCAGGCGGTCACGGTCGTCACCACGACCCGGCCCGAGGTCGTGCTCCTCGACGTGCACCTGCCCGGTGGTGGTGGCGTGGAAGTGCTCCGCCGCTGCGCCCCGTTGATGGGCGACACCGAGCAGCCGGTCCGCTTCCTGGCGCTGTCCGTCTCGGACGCGGCGGAGGACGTGATCGGCGTGATCCGGGGCGGTGCCCGCGGGTACGTCACGAAGACGATCACCGGGACCGACCTGGTCGACTCGATCTTCCGGGTCCAGGAGGGCGACGCCGTCTTTTCACCCCGCCTGGCCGGCTTCGTCCTCGACGCCTTCGCCTCGACCGACGCCCCGCCGGCCGACGAGGACCTCGACCGCCTTACCCAGCGCGAGCGCGAAGTACTGCGGCTGATCGCCCGGGGCTACGCGTACAAGGAGATCGCCAAACAGCTCTTCATCTCCGTGAAGACGGTCGAGTCCCATGTCTCGGCGGTCCTCAGAAAGCTCCAGCTCTCCAACCGCCACGAACTGACCCGCTGGGCGACGGCACGGCGTCTAGTGTGA
- a CDS encoding ATP-binding protein: MSEAAAAPLAEPRPPRRLYRSSDGRWLGGVARGLAGHLGLPVIWVRLVFVGLFMADGLGALLYAAFWFFVPLGVGGVDAQKPPTLVATESSPDGRRRLVTRRPDKGQIVALLLMVVVAMVFVGNVDLSNDARVYLWPTVLVGAGVALVWRQADNARRARWAEVGSRRRTVTLLRAGAGVLLVTAGVSGIFVLRGSGAHLASVLQAALAVLIGITLLAGPYLVRMTQDLSEERLMRIRAQERAEVAAHVHDSVLHTLTLIQRNADSPGEVRRLARAQERDLRTWLYRPEGTGKDEADEPTTLADAVRRNAAEVEDKHGVPIEVVVVGDCPLDERTGPQMQAAREAMVNAAKYGGEGGAVQVYAEVEGRTVFVSVRDRGPGFDLDSIPADRMGVRESIIGRMERNGGTVRLRAVPDGGTEVELEMERAEETS, from the coding sequence ATGTCGGAAGCCGCAGCAGCGCCCCTCGCCGAGCCGCGGCCGCCGCGCAGGCTCTACCGCAGCAGTGACGGACGCTGGCTCGGTGGTGTGGCGCGGGGGCTCGCCGGACACCTCGGGCTGCCCGTGATCTGGGTACGGCTCGTCTTCGTCGGCCTGTTCATGGCCGACGGTCTCGGGGCCCTGCTGTATGCCGCCTTCTGGTTCTTCGTGCCGCTGGGGGTCGGCGGCGTGGACGCGCAGAAGCCGCCCACCCTGGTCGCGACCGAGAGCTCGCCGGACGGCCGGCGCAGACTCGTCACCCGCAGACCGGACAAGGGCCAGATCGTCGCCCTGCTCCTCATGGTCGTCGTGGCCATGGTCTTCGTCGGCAACGTGGACCTGTCCAACGACGCCAGGGTCTACCTCTGGCCAACCGTGCTGGTCGGCGCGGGCGTCGCCCTCGTGTGGAGGCAGGCGGACAATGCGCGCCGGGCCCGCTGGGCCGAGGTCGGCAGCCGCCGCCGCACGGTCACCCTGCTGCGGGCCGGTGCCGGCGTCCTGCTGGTGACGGCCGGTGTGTCGGGCATCTTCGTGCTCCGGGGCTCAGGCGCCCATCTCGCCTCGGTGCTCCAGGCGGCCCTCGCGGTCCTCATCGGGATCACGCTCCTCGCTGGTCCCTACCTCGTGCGCATGACCCAGGACCTCTCCGAGGAACGGCTGATGCGCATCCGCGCCCAGGAACGCGCCGAGGTCGCCGCCCACGTCCACGACTCGGTGCTGCACACCCTCACCCTGATCCAGCGCAACGCCGACAGTCCGGGCGAGGTGCGCCGGCTCGCCCGCGCCCAGGAGCGCGACCTGCGCACCTGGCTCTACAGACCCGAGGGCACCGGCAAGGACGAGGCCGACGAGCCCACCACCCTGGCCGACGCCGTACGGCGCAATGCCGCGGAGGTGGAGGACAAGCACGGTGTCCCCATCGAAGTCGTCGTTGTCGGCGACTGCCCGCTCGACGAGAGGACCGGCCCGCAGATGCAGGCCGCGCGCGAGGCTATGGTGAACGCGGCCAAGTACGGTGGCGAGGGGGGTGCCGTACAGGTCTACGCCGAAGTCGAGGGAAGGACGGTCTTCGTGTCCGTCCGGGACCGCGGCCCCGGCTTCGACCTCGACTCGATACCCGCCGACCGCATGGGTGTCAGAGAATCGATCATCGGCCGCATGGAGCGCAACGGCGGCACGGTGCGACTGCGCGCGGTGCCGGACGGCGGCACGGAGGTCGAGCTGGAGATGGAGAGGGCGGAGGAGACGTCATGA
- a CDS encoding PspC domain-containing protein yields the protein MTDHQHAATGPGPGSGPRRPPEGAGPREGAPAAGAAGGTAAGGTASAGASHPPGEAPLPEPPHRFRRDRRHQMLGGVCSGLGRQCDMDPVIFRITLAVLSATGGVGLIFYGFAWLLVPCEGEEENEIRRLLTGRVDGQTLAAILFALVGCGVFLTMLNNGGVLSFAVMLSLLLAGAGYWSRRRGTPSPDPLAAQAAADAPPEPQAPPVPAAFSSWWRDPIVKDGTHIGGTGYLWGPRDSRDLDIASAIDVRLAPHSSARDGAPAPRRPAKPRGPHWIGGWIFLLALLTAGLGAGLTWAEQPLGTSLQTGLACALAVFGIGLAVSAFLGRTGVGSIMLAVITAGLLAASSAIPEDVGTEWMRTTWEPASAAQIRPVYDLGTGTGTLDLSKARVPEGETVSTRANVGVGRAHVIVPEGTTVKLSINVGVGDIQLPGDKQKDVDVAPGKHEEVTLRPPSGVRRTGTLDLDVHVGAGQVEVSRATS from the coding sequence ATGACAGATCACCAGCACGCCGCGACGGGTCCGGGACCCGGCTCCGGCCCGCGCCGCCCTCCCGAGGGCGCCGGGCCGCGGGAGGGCGCACCTGCCGCAGGCGCGGCAGGCGGTACGGCGGCCGGGGGGACCGCCTCCGCCGGAGCTTCGCACCCTCCCGGCGAGGCGCCCTTGCCCGAGCCGCCGCATCGTTTCCGGCGTGACCGCCGGCACCAGATGCTCGGCGGAGTGTGCTCCGGGCTCGGCCGGCAGTGCGACATGGACCCGGTGATCTTCCGCATCACGCTGGCGGTGCTCTCCGCCACCGGCGGTGTCGGCCTCATCTTCTACGGCTTCGCCTGGCTCCTCGTCCCGTGCGAGGGCGAGGAGGAGAACGAGATCCGCAGACTGCTGACCGGCAGGGTCGACGGCCAGACGCTGGCGGCCATACTTTTCGCGCTCGTCGGTTGCGGTGTCTTCCTCACCATGCTGAACAACGGCGGGGTGCTGAGCTTCGCCGTGATGCTCTCCCTGCTGCTCGCCGGTGCCGGGTACTGGTCGCGGCGGCGCGGTACCCCCAGCCCCGACCCCCTCGCCGCCCAGGCCGCGGCCGATGCCCCGCCGGAGCCCCAGGCGCCGCCGGTTCCCGCCGCGTTCTCCTCGTGGTGGCGCGACCCCATCGTGAAGGACGGTACGCACATCGGCGGCACGGGCTACCTGTGGGGCCCCCGGGACTCCCGGGACCTGGACATCGCCTCCGCGATCGACGTCAGACTCGCCCCCCACTCCTCCGCTCGCGACGGCGCGCCCGCCCCCCGCCGACCGGCGAAGCCACGCGGCCCCCACTGGATCGGGGGCTGGATCTTCCTGCTCGCCCTGCTCACGGCCGGCCTGGGCGCGGGCCTGACCTGGGCGGAGCAGCCGCTCGGCACCAGCCTGCAGACCGGTCTCGCATGTGCGCTCGCCGTCTTCGGGATCGGCCTGGCGGTCAGTGCCTTCCTGGGCCGCACCGGAGTGGGGTCGATCATGCTGGCGGTCATCACCGCAGGGCTGCTCGCCGCGTCCTCGGCCATCCCCGAGGATGTCGGCACCGAGTGGATGCGCACGACCTGGGAGCCCGCGTCGGCCGCCCAGATACGCCCGGTCTACGACCTGGGCACGGGCACCGGCACCCTGGACCTGTCCAAGGCACGGGTACCCGAGGGAGAGACCGTGTCCACGCGGGCGAATGTCGGCGTGGGCCGCGCCCACGTGATTGTCCCCGAGGGCACGACCGTGAAGCTCAGCATCAACGTGGGAGTGGGTGACATTCAACTGCCCGGCGACAAGCAGAAGGACGTGGACGTGGCGCCGGGCAAGCACGAGGAAGTGACCCTGCGGCCTCCCTCGGGCGTCAGAAGGACGGGGACACTCGACCTGGACGTCCACGTCGGTGCGGGACAGGTGGAGGTGAGCCGTGCTACGTCATGA